A section of the Streptomyces sp. NBC_01591 genome encodes:
- a CDS encoding crotonase/enoyl-CoA hydratase family protein: MAGTEHLGVRREGATLVLTLNRPEAKNALSLPMLVGLYDGWLAADEDDTIRSVVLTGAGGCFCAGMDLKALAGKGMEGEQYRDRMTADPDLHWKAMLRHHRPRKPVIAAVEGHCVAGGTEILQGTDIRIAGAGATFGLFEVQRGLFPIGGSTVRLPRQIARTHALEMLLTGRAYSAEEAAGIGLIGRVVPDGTALEHALAVAERINACGPLAVEAVKASVYETAEMTETEGLAAELKRGWPVFATDDAKEGARAFAEKRPPVYRRA, encoded by the coding sequence ATGGCTGGTACGGAACACCTCGGTGTGCGGCGCGAGGGCGCCACACTGGTGCTCACCCTGAACAGGCCGGAGGCGAAGAACGCCCTGTCGCTGCCGATGCTTGTCGGGCTGTACGACGGCTGGCTGGCGGCGGACGAGGACGACACGATCCGGTCGGTGGTCCTCACCGGCGCGGGCGGCTGCTTCTGCGCCGGCATGGACCTCAAGGCCCTGGCGGGCAAGGGAATGGAGGGCGAGCAGTACCGTGACCGGATGACCGCAGACCCCGATCTGCACTGGAAGGCGATGCTGCGCCACCACCGCCCCCGAAAACCGGTCATCGCCGCCGTGGAGGGCCACTGCGTCGCGGGCGGCACCGAGATCCTCCAGGGCACCGACATCCGGATCGCCGGGGCGGGCGCCACCTTCGGGCTCTTCGAGGTGCAGCGAGGCCTCTTCCCCATCGGAGGGTCGACGGTCCGGCTGCCGCGCCAGATCGCCCGGACGCACGCGCTCGAAATGCTCCTCACCGGACGCGCGTACAGCGCCGAGGAGGCGGCCGGCATCGGGCTGATCGGCCGGGTCGTCCCAGACGGCACCGCGCTGGAACACGCCCTCGCCGTCGCCGAGCGGATCAACGCCTGCGGACCGCTCGCCGTCGAAGCCGTCAAGGCCTCCGTGTACGAGACCGCCGAGATGACCGAGACCGAGGGACTGGCCGCCGAACTGAAGCGCGGCTGGCCCGTCTTCGCGACCGACGACGCCAAGGAAGGCGCCCGCGCCTTCGCCGAGAAGCGCCCGCCCGTCTACCGGCGCGCCTGA
- a CDS encoding acyl-CoA synthetase, translated as MEYNLADLFESVVDAVPEREALVYLDHPGTGAERRLTYAELDAAANRIAHHLIEAGIAPGEHLGLHLYNGVEYLQTVLACLKARIVPVNVNYRYVEEELIYLYRDADLAALVFDAEFDERVAAAAPKAPGLRHLVRVGAPAAGVRGPDTVAFTDAEAAGSPERGFPPRSADDQFIIYTGGTTGMPKGVMWRQEDLFFSGLGGGAPTGEPVKSPQELAERVAAGGDGITFFPTPPLMHGTSTLTAFIGFNFGQRVVVHRKFVPEEVLRTIEKEKVTSVSLVGDAMLRPLIDALKGPLKGTDCSSMFSVSSSGAIMSDSVRAEFQALVPTVMLLNNFGSSESGFNGTATADSGPENGFRLQVNSRTAVVDPATYEPVAPGEPGRIAQRGHVPLGYYNDPQKTAETFFRRGDERWVLLGDMATVDEDGIVTVLGRGSQCINTGGEKVYPEEVEQALKAHPDVYDVLVAAVPDARWGNRVAAVVQLRDGAPEPSLDDLQAHCRTRLAGYKIPRRLVITPRIQRSPSGKADYRWARSVVAPRREPGE; from the coding sequence GTGGAGTACAACCTTGCCGACCTGTTCGAGTCGGTCGTCGACGCGGTCCCGGAACGCGAGGCGCTCGTCTACCTCGACCATCCCGGCACGGGTGCGGAGCGCCGGCTGACGTACGCGGAGCTGGACGCGGCGGCCAACCGCATCGCCCACCACCTGATCGAGGCGGGCATCGCCCCGGGCGAGCATCTGGGGCTGCACCTCTACAACGGGGTGGAGTACCTCCAGACCGTGCTGGCCTGCCTGAAGGCCCGCATCGTCCCCGTCAATGTGAACTACCGCTATGTGGAAGAGGAGTTGATCTACCTCTACCGTGACGCGGATCTGGCGGCGCTGGTCTTCGACGCCGAGTTCGACGAGCGGGTCGCGGCCGCCGCGCCGAAGGCCCCGGGCCTGCGTCATCTGGTGCGGGTGGGCGCACCGGCGGCGGGGGTCCGGGGCCCGGACACGGTCGCTTTCACGGATGCCGAGGCGGCCGGGAGCCCCGAGCGCGGCTTCCCGCCGCGGTCGGCCGACGACCAGTTCATCATCTACACCGGCGGCACCACCGGAATGCCCAAGGGTGTGATGTGGCGCCAGGAGGACCTCTTCTTCTCCGGCCTCGGCGGGGGCGCGCCGACCGGTGAGCCGGTGAAGTCCCCGCAGGAGCTGGCCGAGCGGGTCGCCGCGGGCGGTGACGGGATCACCTTCTTCCCCACTCCCCCGCTGATGCACGGCACCTCGACACTCACCGCCTTCATCGGTTTCAACTTCGGGCAGCGGGTCGTGGTCCACCGCAAGTTCGTGCCCGAGGAGGTGCTCCGTACGATCGAGAAGGAGAAGGTCACCAGCGTGTCGTTGGTGGGCGACGCGATGCTGCGGCCGCTGATCGACGCGCTGAAGGGCCCGCTGAAGGGCACCGACTGCTCGTCGATGTTCTCCGTGTCCAGCTCGGGCGCGATCATGTCGGACTCGGTGCGCGCGGAGTTCCAGGCACTCGTGCCGACGGTGATGCTGCTGAACAACTTCGGCTCCTCGGAGTCCGGGTTCAACGGCACGGCGACGGCCGACTCGGGCCCGGAGAACGGATTCCGGCTCCAGGTCAACTCCCGTACGGCGGTGGTCGACCCGGCGACGTACGAGCCGGTTGCTCCGGGTGAGCCCGGGCGGATCGCCCAGCGCGGGCACGTGCCGCTCGGGTACTACAACGATCCGCAGAAGACCGCGGAGACCTTCTTCCGCCGGGGCGACGAGCGATGGGTTTTGCTCGGTGACATGGCGACGGTCGACGAGGACGGAATCGTCACGGTCCTCGGCCGCGGCTCGCAGTGCATCAACACCGGGGGCGAGAAGGTGTACCCCGAGGAGGTCGAGCAGGCGCTGAAGGCCCATCCGGACGTGTACGACGTCCTGGTCGCCGCGGTGCCCGACGCACGGTGGGGCAACCGTGTCGCGGCGGTGGTGCAGCTGCGCGACGGGGCTCCCGAGCCCTCGCTCGACGATCTCCAGGCCCACTGCAGGACCCGTCTGGCGGGCTACAAGATCCCCCGCCGGCTGGTGATCACCCCCCGGATCCAGCGCTCACCGAGCGGCAAGGCCGACTACCGGTGGGCCCGCTCGGTCGTCGCGCCCCGACGCGAGCCCGGGGAATGA
- a CDS encoding right-handed parallel beta-helix repeat-containing protein yields the protein MKKRNIKVLVTVAVLSASGCGMSSASATGSHEVRPGESIQKAVDAAQPGDTVVVLPGTYRESVLVTKPGLTLRGSGSRTVLRPGAKAADACAKAGNGICVQGRAGQTVDGVRVESLTVSGFKKNGVWASRTDRLTVRRVTSEHNGVWGIAQERSTRGAFTGNTARANGDAGIFIANTIDEEGGATDTRGTEARDNTLTDNRIGFTARRVRNLSVHDNTVTGNCTGVFVVGDEGKPQAGAMTIKSNAITGNNKFCSATERLPALQGSGIVLTGAADTKVRSNTVRDNSGASPMSGGVVLFKSFVGMKNTGNTISGNVVLGNKPADLANGDTGKGNSFTDNVCAKSAPAGMC from the coding sequence ATGAAGAAACGAAACATCAAGGTCCTTGTCACGGTCGCGGTCCTCTCGGCCTCGGGGTGCGGAATGTCCTCCGCCTCGGCCACGGGCTCGCACGAGGTCCGTCCGGGCGAGTCGATCCAGAAAGCGGTGGACGCCGCCCAGCCGGGTGACACCGTCGTCGTACTGCCCGGCACGTACCGGGAGAGCGTCCTGGTCACCAAGCCCGGCCTGACCCTGCGCGGCTCCGGCAGCCGGACCGTGCTGCGGCCGGGCGCGAAGGCCGCCGACGCCTGCGCGAAGGCCGGCAACGGTATCTGTGTCCAGGGCCGGGCGGGCCAGACCGTGGACGGCGTCCGCGTCGAATCGCTGACCGTCTCCGGGTTCAAGAAGAACGGCGTCTGGGCCTCCCGGACCGACCGGCTGACCGTCCGCCGGGTCACCTCCGAGCACAACGGTGTCTGGGGCATCGCCCAGGAGCGCTCCACCCGCGGTGCGTTCACCGGCAACACCGCCCGTGCCAACGGCGACGCGGGCATCTTCATCGCGAACACCATCGACGAGGAGGGCGGCGCCACCGACACCCGGGGCACCGAGGCCCGGGACAACACGCTGACGGACAACCGGATCGGATTCACCGCCAGGCGGGTTCGGAACCTGTCGGTCCACGACAACACCGTCACCGGCAACTGCACCGGTGTGTTCGTCGTGGGCGACGAAGGAAAGCCGCAGGCCGGCGCCATGACGATCAAGTCCAACGCGATCACCGGCAACAACAAGTTCTGCTCCGCGACCGAACGGCTGCCGGCCCTCCAGGGCTCCGGCATCGTGCTCACCGGCGCCGCGGACACCAAGGTGCGCTCGAACACGGTCCGCGACAACTCCGGCGCCAGCCCGATGTCCGGCGGTGTCGTCCTGTTCAAGAGCTTCGTGGGCATGAAGAACACCGGCAACACCATCAGCGGCAACGTCGTGCTCGGCAACAAGCCGGCCGACCTCGCCAACGGGGACACCGGTAAGGGCAACTCCTTCACCGACAACGTCTGCGCCAAGTCCGCACCGGCCGGTATGTGCTGA
- a CDS encoding methyltransferase encodes MTTVSPTPTPSPAHAALPHPVTPPQPAMQLRELVFGAARAAAVRAAARLGVADALGETPATAQELAALVKAEPAPLRRLLRALSCYGIFTETPDGQFAHTEMSRLLREDDPNSLRYISLWCTEPWTWDVWPHLDDAVRTGKSVFADVHGKGFFDYLHQDAHESAQVFNRAMTTSSMQSALDVAELLDLTGVSSVVDIGGGQGHVLASLLEKHPSLHGTLMDLPGVVARADARLRDEGALVDRTRIVAGDCREAIPVEADLYIIKNILEWDDDSTRRTLRNVVAAARPGARVVVIENLVDDTPSMRFTTAMDLLLLLNVGGAKHTRESLVTRISDAGLLIGEVVAVNPYLHAFECVVPD; translated from the coding sequence ATGACCACTGTGAGCCCCACCCCCACACCCTCCCCCGCACACGCCGCCCTCCCGCACCCCGTCACTCCCCCGCAGCCGGCCATGCAGCTGCGTGAGCTCGTCTTCGGCGCGGCCAGGGCCGCCGCCGTGCGCGCCGCCGCCCGCCTGGGCGTCGCCGACGCGCTGGGCGAGACGCCCGCGACGGCGCAGGAACTCGCGGCACTGGTGAAGGCCGAGCCGGCGCCGCTGCGGCGGCTGCTGCGCGCCCTGTCCTGCTACGGGATCTTCACCGAGACCCCGGACGGGCAGTTCGCCCACACGGAGATGTCACGCCTGCTGCGCGAGGACGACCCCAACAGCCTGCGGTACATCTCGCTGTGGTGCACCGAGCCCTGGACCTGGGACGTCTGGCCGCACCTCGACGACGCGGTACGCACCGGCAAGAGCGTCTTCGCGGACGTGCACGGCAAGGGGTTCTTCGACTACCTCCACCAGGACGCCCACGAGTCCGCGCAGGTCTTCAACCGTGCGATGACCACCTCCAGCATGCAGTCCGCGCTGGACGTGGCCGAACTCCTGGACCTCACCGGGGTGTCCTCGGTCGTCGACATCGGCGGCGGCCAGGGGCACGTACTGGCGAGCCTGCTGGAGAAGCACCCGTCGCTCCACGGCACCCTGATGGACCTGCCGGGCGTGGTGGCCCGGGCCGACGCGCGGCTGCGGGACGAGGGCGCGCTCGTCGACCGGACCCGGATCGTCGCCGGGGACTGCCGTGAGGCCATCCCCGTCGAGGCCGATCTCTACATCATCAAGAACATCCTGGAGTGGGACGACGACAGCACCCGCCGGACGCTGCGCAATGTAGTCGCGGCGGCCCGGCCGGGAGCCAGGGTCGTCGTCATCGAGAACCTCGTCGACGACACCCCCTCGATGCGGTTCACCACCGCGATGGACCTGCTGCTGCTCCTCAACGTCGGCGGCGCGAAGCACACCAGGGAGAGCCTGGTCACCCGGATCTCGGACGCCGGGCTGCTGATCGGCGAGGTCGTCGCGGTCAACCCCTACCTCCACGCGTTCGAGTGCGTGGTCCCCGACTGA
- a CDS encoding TcmI family type II polyketide cyclase produces MHHALIVARMAPGSAPDIADLFAASDSGELPHLVGVTRRKLFQFGDVYLHLIESERPPGPEIAKVTEHPEFKDISDKLTAYVSAYDPQTWRSPKDAMAHEFYRWERGTPA; encoded by the coding sequence ATGCACCACGCTCTGATCGTCGCCCGGATGGCACCGGGTTCGGCGCCGGACATCGCCGATCTGTTCGCAGCCTCCGACAGCGGCGAACTGCCGCACCTCGTCGGCGTCACCCGGCGCAAGCTCTTCCAGTTCGGCGACGTGTATCTGCACCTGATCGAATCGGAGCGCCCGCCGGGCCCCGAGATCGCGAAGGTGACCGAGCACCCGGAGTTCAAGGACATCAGCGACAAGCTCACCGCCTATGTCAGCGCGTACGACCCGCAGACCTGGCGTAGTCCCAAGGACGCCATGGCCCACGAGTTCTACCGGTGGGAGCGCGGCACCCCCGCTTGA
- a CDS encoding SRPBCC family protein, whose product MPGHTENEITIAAPLDLVWDVTNDLENWPRLFSEYAAVEIIERDGDSTTFRLTMHPDENDKVWSWVSERTVDRAGRTVHARRVEPGPFQHMNIRWEYSAVPGGTKMHWTQDFAMRPDAPVDDAWMTDNINRNSKVQMELIRDKIEQRDRERRTASVGAN is encoded by the coding sequence GTGCCCGGACACACCGAGAACGAGATCACCATCGCCGCCCCCCTGGACCTGGTCTGGGACGTGACGAACGACCTGGAGAACTGGCCGCGGCTGTTCAGCGAGTACGCCGCGGTCGAGATCATCGAAAGGGACGGCGACAGCACGACGTTCCGTCTGACGATGCACCCCGACGAGAACGACAAGGTGTGGAGCTGGGTCTCCGAGCGGACCGTGGACCGTGCCGGGCGCACGGTCCACGCCCGTCGTGTGGAGCCCGGCCCGTTCCAGCACATGAACATCCGGTGGGAGTACTCCGCGGTTCCCGGCGGCACGAAGATGCACTGGACCCAGGACTTCGCGATGCGTCCCGACGCACCCGTCGACGACGCCTGGATGACCGACAACATCAACCGCAACTCCAAGGTCCAGATGGAGCTGATCCGGGACAAGATCGAGCAGCGCGACCGGGAGCGCCGCACCGCCTCGGTCGGGGCCAACTGA
- a CDS encoding acyl carrier protein, producing the protein MTDRLTYTELAVLMKKGAGVTVDPRDMEQRPSSAFDEYGLDSLGLLGIVGVLENRHGRALPAEADRCKTPQEFLDLVNNSLMTGA; encoded by the coding sequence ATGACCGACCGACTGACCTACACGGAACTCGCCGTCCTGATGAAGAAGGGCGCCGGAGTCACCGTCGACCCGCGCGACATGGAGCAGCGCCCCAGCTCGGCTTTCGACGAGTACGGCCTCGACTCGCTGGGCCTCCTCGGCATCGTGGGTGTGCTGGAGAACCGGCACGGCCGGGCGCTGCCGGCCGAGGCCGACCGTTGCAAGACCCCCCAGGAATTCCTCGACCTCGTCAACAACAGCCTCATGACAGGAGCCTGA
- a CDS encoding ketosynthase chain-length factor — protein sequence MRTRKARRTVVTGIGVVAPNGTNTEAFWKWTHDGMSVLDRITREGCEHLPLRVAGEVRGFEPAELIEERFLVQTDRFTHFAMAAADIALDDARLGRADYEDSPFDVGVVTAAGSGGGEFGQRELQRLWGQGSTYVGPYQSIAWFYAASTGQISIRGGFKGPCAVVASDEAGGLDALAHAARSIRGGTEAVVVGAAEAPLAPYSVVCQLGYADLSTVEDPTCAYRPFTSDACGFVPAEGGAMLVVEEEQSARRRGANVRAELAGHAATFTGAARWEESREGLAQAIIGALREADCAPDEIDVVFADALGVPAADRAEALAIADALGAHGKRVPVTAPKTGIGRAYCGAPVLDAAAAVLSMENALIPPTPNVYEVCHDLDVVTGSARPAELRTALVLSRGLMGSNAAMVLRRSADPQS from the coding sequence ATGAGAACCCGCAAAGCCCGGCGCACCGTCGTCACCGGCATCGGTGTGGTCGCACCCAACGGCACCAACACCGAGGCCTTCTGGAAGTGGACGCACGACGGAATGAGCGTCCTGGACCGGATCACCCGCGAGGGCTGCGAACACCTGCCCCTGCGGGTCGCGGGCGAGGTGCGGGGATTCGAGCCGGCCGAGCTGATCGAGGAGCGTTTCCTCGTCCAGACCGACCGGTTCACGCACTTCGCGATGGCCGCCGCGGACATCGCGCTGGACGATGCCCGGCTCGGCCGCGCCGACTACGAGGATTCACCCTTCGACGTCGGCGTGGTGACCGCAGCAGGGTCCGGCGGCGGCGAATTCGGCCAGCGTGAACTCCAGCGGTTGTGGGGACAGGGCTCCACCTACGTGGGTCCGTACCAGTCCATCGCCTGGTTCTACGCTGCCAGCACCGGCCAGATCTCGATCCGCGGCGGCTTCAAGGGGCCGTGCGCGGTCGTGGCCAGCGACGAGGCCGGCGGTCTGGACGCGCTGGCGCATGCCGCCCGTTCGATCCGCGGCGGCACCGAGGCGGTGGTGGTCGGCGCGGCCGAGGCCCCGCTGGCGCCCTACTCGGTCGTCTGCCAGCTCGGGTACGCGGACCTGAGCACCGTCGAGGACCCCACCTGCGCCTACCGGCCGTTCACCTCGGACGCCTGCGGCTTCGTGCCGGCCGAGGGCGGCGCCATGCTGGTGGTCGAGGAGGAGCAGTCGGCGCGGCGGCGCGGCGCCAACGTGCGGGCCGAACTGGCCGGGCACGCCGCCACGTTCACCGGAGCGGCCAGGTGGGAGGAGTCCCGGGAGGGCCTCGCCCAGGCGATCATCGGCGCGCTGCGGGAGGCCGACTGCGCGCCCGACGAGATCGACGTGGTCTTCGCGGACGCCCTCGGCGTACCCGCGGCCGACCGCGCCGAGGCGCTGGCGATCGCCGACGCCCTCGGCGCGCACGGCAAGCGGGTTCCGGTGACGGCGCCCAAGACCGGTATCGGGCGCGCCTACTGCGGTGCACCGGTGCTGGACGCGGCCGCCGCGGTGCTCTCCATGGAGAACGCGCTCATACCGCCCACCCCGAACGTCTACGAGGTGTGCCACGACCTCGACGTGGTCACCGGCAGCGCCCGCCCCGCCGAACTGCGGACGGCGCTGGTGCTCAGCCGCGGGCTCATGGGCTCGAACGCAGCGATGGTGCTGCGGCGCTCCGCCGACCCCCAATCGTGA
- a CDS encoding beta-ketoacyl-[acyl-carrier-protein] synthase family protein produces MTRRVAVTGVGVVAPGGIGAPAFWDLLANGRTATRGITLFDPAGFRSRIAAECDFDPAAHGLDADTVDRSDRYIQFAMVAAREALGDAGLDPEKLDPWRMGVSLGTAVGGTTRLEHDYVAVSGSGARWDVDHRPAGPHLERAFSPSSLASAVAEQVGAHGPVQTVSTGCTSGLDAIGYAFQSIEEGRVDVCIAGASDSPITPITVACFDAIKATSANNDDPEHASRPFDARRDGFVMGEGGAVLVLEELEHARARGATVYCEIAGYATFGNAYHMTGLTPEGLEMAEAINRALGHARMDGSQIDYVNAHGSGTKQNDRHETAAVKRALGAHAFDVPMSSIKSMVGHSLGAIGAIEIAACVLALEHQTVPPTANYETPDPECDLDYVPRTARPMKLRSVLSVGSGFGGFQSAVALTRTGGRTP; encoded by the coding sequence GTGACCCGCCGCGTGGCGGTCACCGGCGTCGGCGTCGTCGCCCCCGGCGGCATCGGCGCACCAGCCTTCTGGGACCTCCTCGCGAACGGACGCACCGCAACCAGGGGCATCACGCTCTTCGACCCGGCCGGCTTCCGCTCCCGTATCGCCGCCGAGTGCGACTTCGACCCGGCGGCGCACGGACTGGACGCCGACACCGTCGACCGGTCGGACCGCTACATCCAGTTCGCGATGGTGGCCGCCAGGGAGGCCCTCGGCGACGCGGGACTCGACCCGGAGAAGCTGGACCCCTGGCGCATGGGGGTGTCGCTGGGCACCGCGGTCGGCGGCACCACCCGACTGGAGCACGACTACGTCGCCGTCAGCGGGAGCGGTGCCCGCTGGGACGTCGACCACCGGCCGGCCGGGCCCCACCTGGAGCGGGCCTTCTCACCCAGCTCCCTGGCCTCGGCGGTGGCCGAGCAGGTCGGTGCGCACGGCCCGGTGCAGACCGTCTCCACGGGCTGCACCTCCGGCCTCGACGCGATCGGGTACGCCTTCCAGTCCATCGAGGAGGGCCGCGTCGATGTGTGCATCGCCGGGGCGTCCGACTCACCGATCACCCCGATCACAGTGGCGTGCTTCGACGCGATCAAGGCCACCTCGGCGAACAACGACGACCCGGAGCACGCCTCCCGGCCGTTCGACGCGCGCCGCGACGGCTTCGTCATGGGTGAGGGCGGAGCGGTCCTGGTCCTGGAGGAGCTGGAACACGCCCGTGCCCGCGGTGCCACCGTGTACTGCGAGATCGCGGGCTACGCCACCTTCGGCAACGCCTACCACATGACCGGGCTGACCCCCGAGGGCCTGGAGATGGCCGAGGCCATCAACCGGGCGCTGGGCCACGCCCGCATGGACGGCTCGCAGATCGACTACGTCAACGCGCACGGCTCGGGCACCAAGCAGAACGACCGGCACGAGACGGCCGCCGTGAAGCGGGCACTGGGCGCGCACGCCTTCGACGTCCCGATGAGTTCGATCAAGTCCATGGTCGGCCACTCGCTGGGGGCCATCGGCGCGATAGAAATCGCGGCCTGCGTACTGGCCCTGGAGCACCAGACGGTGCCGCCGACGGCGAACTACGAGACCCCCGACCCCGAGTGCGACCTCGACTACGTGCCGCGCACCGCACGCCCCATGAAGCTGCGCAGCGTCCTCTCGGTGGGCAGCGGGTTCGGCGGCTTCCAGTCCGCGGTGGCCCTGACGCGAACAGGTGGGAGGACACCATGA
- a CDS encoding cupin domain-containing protein yields MTMHRPRIVDLSETQPNRRRGGDLRAMLTPTAVGATSGFMGLAIVQPGDRIGEHYHPYSEEFVYVVNGLLEVDLDGEPHRMRPDQGLLIPPHVRHRFRNVGDVEARMVFHLGPLAPRPELGHVDTEHTESSDRVAPPERTEAAS; encoded by the coding sequence ATGACCATGCACCGGCCACGCATCGTGGACCTCAGTGAGACGCAGCCCAACCGCAGGCGCGGAGGCGACCTTCGCGCCATGCTCACGCCGACAGCGGTGGGAGCCACCAGCGGCTTCATGGGACTGGCGATCGTTCAGCCCGGAGACCGCATCGGCGAGCACTACCACCCGTACTCCGAGGAGTTCGTGTACGTCGTGAACGGTCTGCTGGAAGTGGATCTGGACGGTGAACCGCACCGGATGCGGCCCGACCAGGGTCTGCTGATCCCGCCCCATGTACGCCACCGATTCCGCAACGTGGGCGACGTCGAGGCGCGCATGGTCTTCCACCTCGGCCCGCTCGCCCCGCGACCGGAGCTCGGCCACGTCGACACCGAGCACACCGAATCCTCCGACCGCGTCGCACCTCCGGAACGAACGGAGGCCGCCTCGTGA
- a CDS encoding SchA/CurD-like domain-containing protein, giving the protein MTTTLSERISQSAFDGSRLRVVLLLDLYDGAQKEFLEAYEHLRNQVASVPGHISDQLCQSIENPSQWLITSEWDSAPPFLAWVNSEEHVATVQPLHNCVRDTRSLRFSVLRETGKAFEMAPEPAKGRLQASPRLGDGVVRHALTFTVKPGTEDIVAKILADYDSPNARVDEDTRLRRTSLFMHGNRVVRAVEVEGDLLAALRHVARQPEVRAVEEAINPYLEQDRDLSDPDSARMFFTRAALPTVHHVTAGRHKAEDIRRHALFYQAKEGCGMSLARLLAEHDEEAADDPASIIDSSTIFQRDDVVVRLLEAVEPIDAKPAQAVGIDGPGKVARLGRLLDGGTSAVPMDDQGISRFLNQSEMTLITDRRAMES; this is encoded by the coding sequence ATGACCACCACCCTCTCGGAACGGATCTCCCAGTCCGCCTTCGACGGATCCCGGCTGCGCGTCGTGCTGCTGCTGGACCTCTACGACGGGGCCCAGAAGGAGTTCCTGGAGGCGTACGAGCACCTGCGCAATCAGGTGGCGTCCGTCCCCGGGCACATCAGTGACCAGCTGTGCCAGTCCATCGAGAACCCCTCCCAGTGGCTGATCACCAGCGAATGGGACAGCGCACCGCCGTTCCTCGCCTGGGTGAACAGCGAGGAGCACGTCGCTACGGTCCAACCGCTGCACAACTGCGTGCGTGACACCCGGTCGCTGCGCTTCAGCGTCCTGCGGGAGACCGGGAAGGCCTTCGAGATGGCGCCCGAGCCTGCCAAGGGCCGCCTCCAGGCGTCCCCGCGCCTGGGCGACGGGGTGGTGCGCCACGCGCTCACCTTCACCGTCAAGCCGGGCACCGAGGACATCGTGGCGAAGATCCTGGCCGACTACGATTCCCCCAACGCACGGGTCGACGAGGACACCCGACTGCGCCGCACTTCGCTCTTCATGCACGGAAACCGCGTCGTGCGGGCCGTCGAGGTCGAGGGCGACCTTCTCGCCGCCCTGCGTCACGTCGCCCGGCAGCCCGAGGTCAGGGCCGTCGAAGAGGCGATCAACCCGTATCTGGAGCAGGACCGGGACCTCAGCGACCCGGACTCCGCCCGGATGTTCTTCACCAGGGCGGCGCTCCCCACCGTCCACCACGTGACCGCCGGACGGCACAAGGCCGAGGACATCCGCCGGCACGCACTCTTCTACCAGGCCAAGGAGGGCTGCGGCATGTCACTCGCCCGCCTCCTGGCCGAGCACGACGAGGAGGCGGCCGACGACCCGGCGAGCATCATCGACAGCAGCACCATCTTCCAGCGCGACGACGTGGTCGTCCGCCTCCTCGAAGCGGTCGAACCCATCGACGCGAAGCCTGCCCAGGCGGTGGGCATCGACGGCCCCGGCAAGGTGGCCAGGCTCGGGCGCCTCCTCGACGGCGGCACCAGCGCCGTGCCCATGGACGATCAGGGCATCTCGCGCTTCCTCAACCAGTCCGAGATGACCCTGATCACAGATCGGCGGGCTATGGAGTCCTGA